Genomic window (Pseudomonas sp. MM211):
ACCTTGGGTTGCTCGACGTGCGGCTGCACACAGCCAGTCAGCGTCGCCAGCAGCACAACTGTCATGAGTATCTGTTGCATTGTCAGTAGCCCTCGGCATCGGCCACGAGCGCTTTGCAGCGATCGCGGACATGGGAGTCATGAAGCGTCGGAGCTCACTATTACCGAATACTGTTTATTTGTACAGTATTTTTGATTTACCCTAGCAGCCGTCACCACACCGATCGAAAACCGGGATTGCCTCGACTAGATCAGGCGTAAAGCGGGAGCCTAATATGCTGGACGTAATGCAACTCAAATACTCGATCAACCGGATGCCACTGGACAAGGTTCGCCCCATCGTCGAGGAACTGCATCTGGAGGGAATCGTTACCGAAGGTAAGACCCCTTTCAACCGCCTGCACTTCAATACCTGCTTCGCCGAAATCGAGGCCTTATTACAACGTGCGGGCTATCACAGGCAGTTGGATGTGGTCGGCTATCAGGGCCTTGCCTATGCGATGTTCGACCCCAACCGCTGGGAAGCCGTAGATGTACTGCGCTGGCTCAGGGATTATGTGGAAGAAGCTCAGGCTCGCCCCGCCTCATAGCGATCCACCTGCAGGCAACTACGCACAAAAATGGCTCATGATGTGCAGGGGATTGCGCTTGGAAAACCTGGATTTACTCGTGCAAGGCTATGTGGCGCGATGTTTGCTTTATGATCTAGACATTAGATCGGCGCCCATTGAATGAGAAGCCGAGTAACGTACACGGCGTCTGCCAGATCACCTTCCCCCATCGGGTGGCCTGGTAGATGCCGTTTTTATTTACAGCTCTGCGCACTTTTCTGCAGGCAAAGAAAAACCCGGCCGAGGCCGGGTTTTTCCTGAAACCTGAGCCTATTACTGGGCTTGGGCTTCTACTTCAGCTTCTACGCGACGGTTGATCGCGCGGCCTTCTTCGGTAGCGTTGTCAGCAACCGGACGGGACTCACCGTAGCCAGCGGAGTTGACGCGATCAGCGCCTACGCCGTACTGGTTGACCAGAACGTCACGAACAGCGTTTGCACGACGCTCGGACAGCTTCTGGTTGTAGGCATCAGTACCGACGGAGTCAGTGTGGCCTTCAACGGTGGTGTTGGTTTGCGGGTACTGGTTCATGAAGTCAGCCAGGCTCTTGATGTCGCCGTAGCTTTCTTCTTTGACAGCAGCTTTGTCGAAGTCGAACTTAACGTCCAGCTCAACGCGAACCACTTGCGGTGCTTCTTCAACGACCGGAGCCGGAGCTGGAACTGGCTCTGGAGCCGGCTCAGTTACCTGGGCAACCTGACGGGTGCTGCCACCGAAGTTCAGACCGACACCAACGCCGGTTTGCCATTCGGTGTCGCCTTTGTCGATGTTGTACAGGGCTTCAACACCAGCACGTGCGTACAGCATCTCGGTGAAGTAGTACTTGGCACCAGCACCAGCGATAGCCAGAGTGGAGGTGTCGCGACCGCCTTTGTTGGCGTCGCCAATGCTCTGGTGGCCAACGCCGCCAGAAACGTACGGACGCAGGCCTACACCTGGCTGACCGAAGTGGTAGAGAGCTTTAAGATCAGTCAGGTTGCCCTTGATGTTCTTGCTGCCAGCAGCGCCTTCGCCACGCAGGTCGTGGTATTCGCCGTAGGACAGAGCCAGTTCAACGTCGTCGGTCAGGTAGTAACCAACGCTTGCGCCGAACAGGTTGCCTTCGTCATGAGCAAAGTCACGCTGTGTGTCGGTGAAATAGCGATTGGCAAAGCCTTCCACCTCGACAGCGCCTTGGCCTTGAGCCAGCACGCCCATGGAGGTTGCGGCTACCAAGGAGCCAATGACAACGCCTAAGGTGTTTTTCAGTTTCATCCGTTAAATCCCCATCTCATATATAGAGTGATTGCTTCACATGCAGATAGACATGTGAGTCTTCGGTAAGTTTAACAAAACTCACCTTTGCCAGAAAAACCTGCCCGAACTAACTTTCGGTAACGCCTGCAAACTTCTCTCGCAATCGGTCGAGCGCACGCTTGTAGCGCATTTTCGTGGCGCTCAGCCCCATATGCATGATGTCAGCAATTTCCTGAAACTCCAGTTCTGCAACAAAACGCAGCACCAGAATTTCACGGTCAATCGGGTTTACATGCACAAGCCATCGATCCAAACCACCCGGTTCCTCTACCTTTGGCGCTTTTTCATCAGACGCCTCCTCGAGAGGATCCAAACTCAGCGCATCCATCAAACGACGTTTGCGACGCTCCTTGCGGTACTGGGTAATGCACTCGTTATAAGTAATGCTGTAGAGCCAGGTCTTGAACTTCGATTTACCTTCGAAGTTCTTCAGTCCGTATAGAACCTTCAACATCACTTCCTGACAGACATCGTCCGCATCGCGATCGTTCCCTAAATATCGCGCGCACACATTGAACAGGGTGCGCTGGTAACGCCGCATCAGCTCCTCGTAGGCGCGAGTGATGTGGAACAGCTCGTCATGGGCACGCGCCACCAGCTCCTCGTCGGAGAGCTCGCGTGGGTCATAGCGCAGTGACGGTGATTGGGGTGCGTTCAAAGCAGATCGGGCCAACGGTCAGGACGAAAACAGCCAGCACCTGTTCGTACAGGCTGCTGGCTGGGCGCATAGGGTAGCAGAAATGCCCCCTCAGCGGCTGCTTACCCGCTGCTCGAGCAGCACACGATTGGAGAGCGATATCAGCTCGCCAGAGTCCGTCAATACAGTGGTTTTGACCGTACCGATTTCCTCGATCTGCCCTTCGACACCCCCTACTTCGATCTCCTGCCCCACTTGATACAGCTCACGCACATAGATGCCAGCGAGAATCTGGCTGGCCAGTTCCTTGCTGCCGAGACCGAGCGCCAGCGCGACGGCCAGGCCGACAGAGATCAGTACGATGGCGATGACGTTGTTGAGCAGGTCGGTCTTCACTTCCAACTGCCCGATGGCCACGGAGATGCTGATGATGATTACCAGCCCCTGGGCCAGCCGTGCGAGACCATGGGCATAGTCCAGACCGACACCTTCTGCCGCCCCCCGCACCAGGCCACTGAGCAGATGCGCCAGCAGCACGCCAGCCAGCAGGATCAATGCGGCGCCGAACACTTTCGGCAGGTACAGGGCGAGCACGTCAAGCGTCGCGGAAACCCGCTCCAGGCCCAGCGACTCGGCAGCCGACACCAGGAATATCAGCAATACGAACCAATAGACGATCTTGCCGATCAGTGTCGAAACCGGAACCTGAAAACCCGCACGCCCCAATATCTTGGTCAGGCCGGTGCCGGCCATCAGGCGGTCAAGGCCGACTTTGCCGAGCAATTTGGAAAGCAATGTATCGAGCAGCTTGGCGACCACGAAGCCGAGCAGCACCAGCACCAGGGCCACGAACAGGTTGGGAATGAAGCTGGCGACTTTCGTCCACAACGCCGTCATCGCGGCGACCAGGCTATGAGTCCAGGGGTCGAGTTCCATTTCATTCAGCCTTATCAGAAGAGCGAGCAGCAGCACGGCGACGCGACACCGGTGCTACATGGGAAGAGCCATTGTTGAGGGCAATCATCAGGGCGCCGGCCCAGTGCCCCATCAAGCCGAACAGGTCGCCCGCACCGACCTGGCGGTTGGCGGTCTTCAGGACGCGGTTCAGGCAAGCGTCGTCATCGCGCGATGGCGAAGACGAGGCTTTCAACAGATCACGCAGGGATTCTTCGAATGGATCGTGCATGGCAGACCTCATAGAACGTCTTCGCTAGACGAAGCGCCTGAGACGCAAGTCACATCACACCCAACGCAGACGCCGGAATAACAGCCACTGCCCGAAGCCGATGGACAGCATCAACAGGCAGGCGACGAGGAAGCCGTACGGGCTATCAGCTCCTGGGATGCCGCCGACGTTGATGCCCAGCAACCCGGTGACGAAGCTCATTGGCAGGAACACGCAGGTGATGATGCCGAAACGGAACATGATGTGGTTCATGCGCACGTCCATGCGCCGATTTTCCGTTTCCAGCAGTAGGCCGATGCGCTCGCGAGTCAGCTCCAGCTCCTCGAGGTAGCGCAGCAGGCGGTTGTTCAGCTCGTTCCAGTAGATGCCGTCTTCGTGGGTCAGCCAGGGCAGTTGACTGCGCGTCAGCTGTACGTAGATATCACGCTGCGGTGACAGAAAGCGCCGCAGGTTCGCCGCACGCCGACGGATCTGCAGCAGCAGACCGTGATCGGGCAAGGCTCGCTCATCGCCGTCGACCTTCTCCTCCTGGCCGTCGACCAGCTCGGAGAGTTCGGTGACCAGATCCTCGACCTTGTCGGTCAGGTAATCGCTGAGCTGAAGCACCAGTTCGGAGGCAGTCTTCGGCCCCTTGCCGACCTGCAGCCGCTCGATCAGATCCTCGGTAGCCCGCAGCGGGCGCAGGCGCAGGGAAACGATGCGTCGCGCTTCGGCGAAAATACGCACCGAAACCATATCCTCGGGCTCGGCGCCCGGATTGAGGTTGACGCCCCGCAGAAAGACCAGCAGCTCATCATTGGACAGCGGCAATGCCCGTGGCCGGGTATTTTCCTCGAGCAACAGATCACAGGCGAACTCGCTCAAACCACTGTCGCGGCGCAACCAGCTCTGGGTCTGCGGGTGACTGCGATCCCAGTGCAGCCAAAGACTCTGCCCCTCCTCCAACTGCAATTCGTCAAGTTGCTCGCGCGCTACCGCACAGGCGCCGCCTTTACCATCCAGCACGAAACCGTGTACCAGGCCCCACTGCGCGTTGTCTTCCTCGTACATCCATACCCCTGATGATTCATCACGGCAGCCAGGTGGCCACGACAAGCTGATTTATTCGACCTGCAAGGCCTGCGGCGAGACGATGATGCCGTTGTTGTCGGCATACAGGTACTCGCCCGGGCGGAAAGTCACGCCGCCAAAAGTGACCACCACGTTGAGATCACCCAGGCCACGTTTCTCGGTCTTCATCGGGTGGCTGCCCAGGGCTTGAACGCCAAGGTGGGTCTGCGCGAGCACATCGACGTCACGCACGCAGCCATAGATCACCATGCCTTCCCAGCCGTTCTTTGCGGCCTTCTCGGCGATCATGTCGCCAAGCAGCGCGCAACGTAGCGAGGCTCCGCCGTCGACCACCAACACCTTGCCAGCACCGGGCTCATCGGCCTGGGACTTGACCAGGGAATTGTCCTCGAAGCATTTGACGGTGACGATCTGCCCACCGAACGAATCGCGGCCTCCGAAATTGCTGAACATCGGCTCCACGACGCTGACCAGTTCCGGGTTGGCGTCACACAGATCGGGCGTGATGTATTGCATGGCGAAGCTCCTGAATGGGTGATCGTGGCCTGCAGCATAGCTCTCTCAGCCACGCGACGGGCACTGTGTGGCCAGGCGTCGCGGCGATTGACGAGGCAATCTTAGCCGGATCACGGCGTAGCAGGAATGCTCGCATCGCTTTGCTCCTGCGCGGTAGCGACTGGCGACTGCCGGTCTCCCTCGAGCCAGCGGCGAACCAGCGGCCAGACTTCGTCTTGCGCCTGCTTGCTGACCAGCATCTGCACGTGGTCGTAGTCCTGCTGAAAGCCTTGGGCACGGCTCAGGTTGACGAACTGCCTATCAACCGAGGCGAATTGCTCGAACAGCGCCCGGCACGCCGCAGGCGGACACTCGAGGTCACCCTCGCCCGCCACTGCCAGTAATGGCACCTGTACCTCATTCAAACCGGCCCACCAGTCCCGTTCAGCATCGCCGAAACGACCGAACAAGCGGTGCCAGCGCAGGGTTTCCAGAGCGATGCCGATCGGCTCGTCTTCAGGCCCGCGCTTGAGCCGCGAGCCGGACAGCAGCGCAAAACGCTTGAGCAGCAGGCGCGCCAGCCACTCGATTGGCGGCACCTTGAGCGGCCAGTAGCGGCGGCTGATTTCGCTACCGAACAGGCCGACGCTGGCGATAGCGCCCTGCTGCAGATAGCCGCCGCCCAGCGCTGCGGCGAGGGTCAGGCCGCCCAGCGAGTGGCCAAGCCAGTGCGCAGGACGCGGGTTCTTTTCGGCAACGAAGGCCGCGATTGCCGGCAGGTCGTAACGCGCATAGTCAGCCACGCAGTTTTGACGATAGGCGAGGTTACGCGGCGACAGGCCGTGGCCACGCATTTCCGCGATCCACACATCGAACCCGGCGCGAACCAGGTACGGCGCCAAGCCTATGCACCTGGGCGAGTACCAGAAACGCCGATTGGAGAAACTGCCGTGCAGCAGGATCACCGGCTCGCCACGCACGCTCTCCTGCCCCGCGACCGCCAAGCGGGTCAGCGCCAGCTCGACGCTGAAGTCCGGGCTGTTGCCAGGTTTGAGGCGGTAGACATCTTCAGTCAGATCGCCACGCAACTCGGCACTGATCAGCGCTACGGGAAACAACTCACTACTGCTTTGCATCTTCTTCGCTCTGATACAGCATGCTGTCGACGACGGTTGATCACCAGTCGACAGGCCACAAAATGTCGGGAAACAGCTGGCTGTCCTATAAAGCCAGCCAGCGGGAATGCGGGTCACAAAAAAGGGCAGGTAGAACCTGCCCTCGGGTCACGGTTCAGCGCATCTCAGTCAGCTAGGCTGGACTTCGGCGAGGAAGAACCAGGTTTCCAGCACCGAATCCGGGTTCAGGGAGACGCTTTCGATGCCCTGCTCCATCAGCCAACGCGCCAGATCCGGGTGGTCGACGGGCCCTGACCGCATATACCGATGTACTTGCCGGCCTTGTTGCACGCCTGGATGGCGTTCGACAGCAGCTTCTTGACCGCCGGGTTACGCTCGTCGAACAGGTGAGCGACGATACCGGAGTCGCGATCCAGGCCCAGGGTCAGCTGAGTCAGGTCGTTGGAGCCGATGGAGAAGCCGTCGAAGTACTCGAGGAATTCCTCGGCAAGAATGGCGTTGGACGGCAGCTCGCACATCATGATGACCTTGAGACCATCCTGACCGCGCGCCAGGCCGTTCTCGGCCAGCAGATCGACCACCTGCTTGGCTTCGCCCAGGGTACGCACGAAAGGCACCATGATCTCGACGTTGGTCAGGCCCATCTCGTTGCGGACCTTTTTCAGCGCCCGACATTCCAGCTCGAAGCAATCGCGGAACGACTCGCTGATGTAACGCGAGGCACCACGGAAGCCGAGCATCGGGTTCTCTTCTTCCGGCTCGTACAGCTTGCCGCCGATGAGGTTGGCGTATTCGTTGGACTTGAAGTCGGACAGGCGCACGATGACCTTCTTCGGCCAGAACGCCGCGGCCAGGGTGCTGATGCCCTCGACCAGTTTCTCGACGTAGAAATTCACCGGGTCGTCATAGCCGGCGATGCGCTTCTCGACGCTTTCGCGGATTTCCGGCGGCAGGCCGTCCATGTTCAGCAGCGCTTTGGGGTGCACGCCAATCATGCGGTTGATGATGAATTCCAGACGCGCCAGGCCAATACCGGCGTTGGGCAGCTGGGCGAAGTCGAAGGCGCGATCCGGGTTGCCGACGTTCATCATGATCTTGAACGGCAGCTCGGGCATGGCATCGACGGAGTTCTTGCGAATGTCGAAGCCCAGCTCGCCTTCGAAGATGAAACCGGTGTCGCCCTCGGCGCAGGAAACGGTCACGCCCTGGCCGTCACGCAGCACATGGGTGGCGTTGCCGCAGCCGACCACGGCCGGAATGCCCAGCTCACGGGCGATGATCGCCGCGTGGCAGGTACGCCCGCCACGGTTGGTGACGATGGCGCTAGCGCGCTTCATCACCGGCTCCCAGTCCGGATCGGTCATGTCGGAAACCAGTACGTCGCCGGGCTGAACCTTGTCCATTTCCGACACGTCGTTGATGACCCGCACCTTGCCGGCGCCGATTTTCTGGCCGATGGCACGACCTTCGACCAGTACGGTGCCGGTCTCCTTGAGCAGGTAGCGCTCCATCACGGTGACATTGGCGCGGCTCTTCACGGTCTCGGGACGCGCCTGGACGATGTACAGCTTGCCGTCGTCACCGTCCTTGGCCCACTCGATGTCCATCGGGCGGCCGTAGTGCTTCTCGATGATCACCGCCTGCTTGGCCAGTTCGGTGACCTCGGCATCGCTCAGGCAGAAGCGCGCGCGTTCGGCGCGGTCGACGTCGACGACCTTGACCGACTTACCGGCCTTGGCTTCGTCGCCGTAGATCATCTTGATCGCCTTGCTGCCCAGGTTGCGACGCAGAATCGCCGGGCGGCCCGCTTCGAGGGTGTGCTTGTGCACGTAGAACTCGTCAGGGTTGACCGCGCCCTGCACGACGGTCTCACCGAGGCCGTAAGCACCGGTGATGAACACCACGTCGCGAAAGCCCGATTCGGTGTCGAGGGTGAACATCACCCCGGCGGTACCGGTTTCCGAGCGCACCATGCGCTGTACGCCGGCAGACAGGGCGACCAGTTTATGGTCGAAGCCCTGATGCACGCGGTAAGCGATGGCACGGTCATTGAACAGCGAAGCGAAGACTTCCTTGGCAGCGCGAATGACGTTTTCCACGCCGCGGATATTGAGGAAGGTTTCCTGCTGGCCGGCAAAGGACGCATCGGGCAGGTCTTCGGCGGTCGCCGAGGAGCGCACGGCAACGGCCATGTTGTCGTTGCCACCCGCCATGGCGGCGAAGGCGATGCGGATCTGCTCGTTGAGCGCCTCAGGGAACTCGGCGTCCATAACCCACTGACGGATCTGCGCACCGGTCTTGGCCAGGGCGTTGATATCGTCGACATCCAGAGCGTCCAGGGCTTCGTGGATCTGCGCGTTGAGCCCACTCTGCTCGAGAAAGTCGCGATAGGCCTGTGCCGTAGTGGCGAAACCACCGGGAACCGAAACGCCGGCGCCCGCCAGATTGCTGATCATCTCGCCAAGGGAGGCGTTCTTGCCCCCTACATGCTCGACATCGTGATTGCCGAGCTTATCGAGGGAAACTACGTACTCTGCCAAGGTGATCTCTCCACTTCAGTGTTGGAAAAGCTCATGGGGCTGGAAAAGCCGCCGGCTCGCGCCGTGTGGACAATGGCCTGGCCCTGGAAAATAAGTAACAATGCAAGCCCATCGGGGGCCGCAAAACTGGCCCATCATAGCCAAGATTCGCTCTCAGCTTAAGGCCATTGTCGCAATGAATCGAACCGCGTACTTCATCTCCGACGGCACCGGTATCACCGCAGAAGCGCTGGGTCAGAGCCTTCTGGCCCAGTTCGAGACCATCGGTTTCACCAAGCTCACGCGACCGTACGTCGATAGCGTGGAAAAAGCGCGGGCGATGGTACAACAAATCAATAACGCCGCCGACAAGGACGGCGCCAACCCGATCATCTTCGCCACCATCGTCAATCAGCAGATCCACGACATCCTGGCCGAGTCCCGTGGTTTCATGATCGATATCTTCTCGACCTTCCTGTCTCCCTTGGAGCAGGAACTGAACTCGCACTCCTCCTACTCGGTCGGCAAGTCGCATTCGATCATCCACAACGCCAACTACATGGAGCGTATCGAGGCGGTCAACTTCGCCCTCGACAACGATGATGGCGCACGCACGCACTACTATGACAAAGCCGATCTGATTCTGGTCGGCGTATCGCGCTGCGGCAAAACCCCGACATGCCTGTACATGGCCATGCAGTACGGCATCCGTGCCGCCAACTACCCGCTCACCGAAGACGACATGGAACGCCTGCAGTTGCCGGCTTCGCTGAAGAAGTACCGCGAAAAGCTGTTCGGCCTGACCATCGATGCCGATCGCCTGGCTGCCATTCGTAACGAACGCAAACCCAACAGCCGCTACTCCAGCTATGCTCAGTGCGAGTTCGAGGTGCGCGAGGTGGAAGGCCTGTTCCGTCGCGAATCGATCAATTTCATCGACTCCACGCACTTCTCGGTGGAAGAAATCTCCGCCAAGATCCTGGTGGAAAAAGGCGTCGAACGGCGCTTCAAGTAACCCGCACCCTCTCTGGACGTGCCCCATGACTCTGCTCGATGCCGTGCTCTTCGCCCCTGTCGCCATGTTGATCGCACTGACGCCAGGGCCGAACAATTTCTGCGCGATGAACAACGGCATTCGCCATGGCATCGGCGCGGCCGTACTGGCGACCACAGGCCGTGCAGTGGCCTTCGCCATTTTCCTGAGCATTTCCGCCATCGGCCTGGGCGCCATGCTGCTGGCTTCGGAAACGGCCTTCACAGCGATCAAATGGGTGGGCGCGCTGTACCTGCTGTATCTGGGCATCAGCGCCTGGCGCAGCCGGGAATTCAGCGGCCTGGATCTGGACGGAGCGGTGCCTGCCGTACAGCCGCAACGGCGGATAAGCCGCCTGATGCTGCAGGAGTTTCTGATCGGCATCAGCAACCCCAAGGCCATCCTGCTGTTCGCTGCGGTGTTCCCGCAGTTCATCAAGCCGGGCGAGCCCGCCATCGAGCAGTTCGTCTACCTGGGCGCGACCTACCTGCTGGCCGAGTACGCCGCGTCGTTGGTCTACGCCCTGTTCGGCCGGCAGATTCGCCGCTTTATTCGCACCAGTCGCGGCGCACAGCGGCTGAATCGCACCACCGGCGCCTTCTTCATGGGTGCGGGCGGATTGCTGATCGGTACGACACAGCACTGATCCGGTGAGCCGGTCGTTTAGAAAGCATCGCCCGGTACGCGCACCCAACCTTCCATCAACACCCGCGCACTGCGGCTCATGATGGCCTTGGTTACCAGCCATTGCTTGCCGTCATGGGTTGCCTCGGCGCCCACCCGCAGCGTGCCGGAGGGATGACCGAAGCGCACCGCGCTGGGCTCGCCGCCCCCCGCAGCCAGATTCACCAGCGTGCCGGGAATGGCTGCTGCCGTGCCGATCGCCACCGCGCAAGTGCCCATCATCGCGTGGTGCAGTTTGCCCATGGACAGCGCGCGTACCAGCAGATCGACCTCCCCGGTCTCAACCGTTTTCCCACTCGATGACGTGTACGATTTCGGTGGGCTGACGAAGGCGATTTTCGGCGTATGTTGCCGGGTCGCCGCCTGTTCAGCGCTCTTGATCAGGCCCATGCGCAGGGCGCCGGCCACGCGGATCTTCTCGAAGCGCGCGAGCTGCGCCGGGTCGCCATTGATCGCTTCGCGCAGCTCAGTGCCCTGGTAGCCAATGTCCTCGGCGTTGACGAATACCG
Coding sequences:
- the rraA gene encoding ribonuclease E activity regulator RraA: MQYITPDLCDANPELVSVVEPMFSNFGGRDSFGGQIVTVKCFEDNSLVKSQADEPGAGKVLVVDGGASLRCALLGDMIAEKAAKNGWEGMVIYGCVRDVDVLAQTHLGVQALGSHPMKTEKRGLGDLNVVVTFGGVTFRPGEYLYADNNGIIVSPQALQVE
- a CDS encoding mechanosensitive ion channel family protein — protein: MELDPWTHSLVAAMTALWTKVASFIPNLFVALVLVLLGFVVAKLLDTLLSKLLGKVGLDRLMAGTGLTKILGRAGFQVPVSTLIGKIVYWFVLLIFLVSAAESLGLERVSATLDVLALYLPKVFGAALILLAGVLLAHLLSGLVRGAAEGVGLDYAHGLARLAQGLVIIISISVAIGQLEVKTDLLNNVIAIVLISVGLAVALALGLGSKELASQILAGIYVRELYQVGQEIEVGGVEGQIEEIGTVKTTVLTDSGELISLSNRVLLEQRVSSR
- a CDS encoding LysE family translocator — encoded protein: MTLLDAVLFAPVAMLIALTPGPNNFCAMNNGIRHGIGAAVLATTGRAVAFAIFLSISAIGLGAMLLASETAFTAIKWVGALYLLYLGISAWRSREFSGLDLDGAVPAVQPQRRISRLMLQEFLIGISNPKAILLFAAVFPQFIKPGEPAIEQFVYLGATYLLAEYAASLVYALFGRQIRRFIRTSRGAQRLNRTTGAFFMGAGGLLIGTTQH
- a CDS encoding alpha/beta fold hydrolase — encoded protein: MQSSSELFPVALISAELRGDLTEDVYRLKPGNSPDFSVELALTRLAVAGQESVRGEPVILLHGSFSNRRFWYSPRCIGLAPYLVRAGFDVWIAEMRGHGLSPRNLAYRQNCVADYARYDLPAIAAFVAEKNPRPAHWLGHSLGGLTLAAALGGGYLQQGAIASVGLFGSEISRRYWPLKVPPIEWLARLLLKRFALLSGSRLKRGPEDEPIGIALETLRWHRLFGRFGDAERDWWAGLNEVQVPLLAVAGEGDLECPPAACRALFEQFASVDRQFVNLSRAQGFQQDYDHVQMLVSKQAQDEVWPLVRRWLEGDRQSPVATAQEQSDASIPATP
- a CDS encoding transcriptional regulator, whose amino-acid sequence is MLDVMQLKYSINRMPLDKVRPIVEELHLEGIVTEGKTPFNRLHFNTCFAEIEALLQRAGYHRQLDVVGYQGLAYAMFDPNRWEAVDVLRWLRDYVEEAQARPAS
- a CDS encoding zinc transporter ZntB, giving the protein MYEEDNAQWGLVHGFVLDGKGGACAVAREQLDELQLEEGQSLWLHWDRSHPQTQSWLRRDSGLSEFACDLLLEENTRPRALPLSNDELLVFLRGVNLNPGAEPEDMVSVRIFAEARRIVSLRLRPLRATEDLIERLQVGKGPKTASELVLQLSDYLTDKVEDLVTELSELVDGQEEKVDGDERALPDHGLLLQIRRRAANLRRFLSPQRDIYVQLTRSQLPWLTHEDGIYWNELNNRLLRYLEELELTRERIGLLLETENRRMDVRMNHIMFRFGIITCVFLPMSFVTGLLGINVGGIPGADSPYGFLVACLLMLSIGFGQWLLFRRLRWV
- the sigX gene encoding RNA polymerase sigma factor SigX, with the protein product MNAPQSPSLRYDPRELSDEELVARAHDELFHITRAYEELMRRYQRTLFNVCARYLGNDRDADDVCQEVMLKVLYGLKNFEGKSKFKTWLYSITYNECITQYRKERRKRRLMDALSLDPLEEASDEKAPKVEEPGGLDRWLVHVNPIDREILVLRFVAELEFQEIADIMHMGLSATKMRYKRALDRLREKFAGVTES
- a CDS encoding OmpA family protein; amino-acid sequence: MKLKNTLGVVIGSLVAATSMGVLAQGQGAVEVEGFANRYFTDTQRDFAHDEGNLFGASVGYYLTDDVELALSYGEYHDLRGEGAAGSKNIKGNLTDLKALYHFGQPGVGLRPYVSGGVGHQSIGDANKGGRDTSTLAIAGAGAKYYFTEMLYARAGVEALYNIDKGDTEWQTGVGVGLNFGGSTRQVAQVTEPAPEPVPAPAPVVEEAPQVVRVELDVKFDFDKAAVKEESYGDIKSLADFMNQYPQTNTTVEGHTDSVGTDAYNQKLSERRANAVRDVLVNQYGVGADRVNSAGYGESRPVADNATEEGRAINRRVEAEVEAQAQ
- the ppsR gene encoding posphoenolpyruvate synthetase regulatory kinase/phosphorylase PpsR, with amino-acid sequence MNRTAYFISDGTGITAEALGQSLLAQFETIGFTKLTRPYVDSVEKARAMVQQINNAADKDGANPIIFATIVNQQIHDILAESRGFMIDIFSTFLSPLEQELNSHSSYSVGKSHSIIHNANYMERIEAVNFALDNDDGARTHYYDKADLILVGVSRCGKTPTCLYMAMQYGIRAANYPLTEDDMERLQLPASLKKYREKLFGLTIDADRLAAIRNERKPNSRYSSYAQCEFEVREVEGLFRRESINFIDSTHFSVEEISAKILVEKGVERRFK